TCATTTCCAAGTAAACATACTGCCTTAGCTTTTGCTGTAGCGACTTCCGTTTTACTTCGTGAACGTTTAATTGGCTCTATTATGTGGTTATTAGCAGTTTTGACAGGTTTTTCACGTATTTGGGTAGGACATCATTATCCATTTGACATAATCGGGAGTGCTGTTATAGGTAGTCTAACAAGTGTGATTATTGATAAGAATACATATACATTTCAGTCTCTTATTACTTGGATTATAAATATATATTCATCGTTCACAAAATTATTTAAATGAAAAAAAAGAAAAATTCCCTATGTCATTCTTGGGAATTGTACCAAATAAAAAGAGAACATCCGCTTCTTTTGTTTTATGGAGTAGAGCAAGAGAAGGCACAAATTGAAAATCTCTTTTGGAATTTTAAAAAATCTAGTAAGGATTGACTAGAATAACTAAAAACAAGTACATGCTAGGGAGTGCTAGTATATACTTGTTTTTAGTTTTTAGGAACTGTGTGAACAATAAAGAATTTAATTAATGGTAATGTTATTCATAAATTAGCATTAAAGGAATGGATTGTTGATGAATATTTTTTTTGAAAGCATAATTTTAATTGTTACGGGTATCCTCGCTTTAAAATTAACCGGAAGTAAATCAATTAATCAGATGACAAGAGCTGAAATTATTATCGTTGTCTCTATTGGGCGTATTATTGTAGAACCAGTGCTAAGTAGAAAAGTAGGACCGTCTATCCTTGCTGCTTGTATATTTTCAGGTGTTTTATTTATTATTCATTATGTAGAAATGAAATCAAGAGGGATGGAACAATTTTTAAATGGTAATAGCATTGTTATTGTTGAAAATGGAGAAATTTTGAAAAATAATTTGAGACGTACGAAAATGACAGAACAGCAACTGCTGATGTATTTAAGAGAACAAGGAATTCATGATATTAAAACATTACAACAAGCAACGGCGGAACCGAACGGTCGCGTTGGTTATCAACTAACAGCTGGAGCACAACCAGTTACTTGCGAAATGTTAGAAAAGATATTGCACCAATACAACCTGAAAAAGTAGTTAATATGGAGATATATTAACTATTTTTTGTTGTTTTAGGGAGTTTAGCAATACGTTATGAAATCTTTTTAATCCAATCAACATGTCTTTTTCATTTAACATAGAATAACTAATTCGTAAATAGTTATATTTTGATTCATGATTCAAAAAACAAGCCGTTCCTGGTAGAAAAGAAACGTTCGCTTCATTCGCTTTTTTAAGTAACATAAAAGCATTGATTGAATCTGGAAGTGTAATCCATAAATTAAAACCACCTAGAGGTTTTTGAAAATGAATTTCCCCTGTTAGAGAAGTTAATATTTCTAGTGTTGTATCGCGTCTTAGTTGTAATGCGGTGCGTAATTTTTCTAAAAGATTTTTCATTCTTTCTGCTCGTAAAAATGGAAGAAGTGCCTTTTGTGTTAGTAACGGACTTCCTATATCCATCGAAGCTTTCACAGCATATAACCATTCAAAAATAGGTCCTTCTACAGCTAATGCTGCAATACGAAGGCCTGGCGCTAATGTTTTACTGAATCCTTTTAAATATATAACGTGACCATTTGTATCAAAGGTTTTAAGTGGAGGTGGAATTATAACTTCATCAAAATATATTTCCCCAAAAGAATCATCTTCAATTATAAAAAAATGATACAGTTCTGCTAGTTCTACAAGTTCATTTCTCCTTTGGCTACTCATTATAGTACCTGTAGGGTTTTGAAAAGTAGGATTCACATATACTAAAACGGGTCTCTGTTTTTGACAAACTTCATCGATTAAATCAGAGCGAATTCCTTGTTCATCAAGCTCAATTGGTATGATTTTAACCCCTTTGTTTATAAATACATCAATTGCTGCACCGTAGCACGGGCTCTCTATTATAACTGTATCACCTGGTTGTAACAATGTTTGAGCGATTAAATCAATTCCTTGCTGGGCGCCACTTGTAATTAATAAATTAGAAGGATCTACAGCTAGTCTTTGATAATCTTTTAAGTATCTTGCAATTTCTATTCGAAGCTCTTCATCTCCTTGAACTGGTCCATAAGTTGCTAATATCATTTGATCTTTGTCTATTATTTTTTGCATTTCATCCGAAAGAAATGGATTAGGTAAAAGACGAGGATAAAGAATGGCCTGTGAAAAATCATAATATTTCCTATGTTGATTCATTACATATTGAGATCGCATGACATTGATTGATTTCGTATGTTGCCAATCATACGGCGTAGGCTGATGCTTCCGATGTTCATGTTTATGTATATACACACCTTTTCCTTGTTTAATTTGTACATAACCTTTTGTTTCCAGCTGTTTATAGGCTTTACGAACGGTTAATATACTTATTTTCAAATCATCTGCTATAGTACGTAAAGAAGGTAAGGAATCACCATGTAATAACATTCCACTTTGAATCCGCTCAACAACTTGCATATAAATTTGTTGATAGAATGGTATATTAGACTCTTTGCGTAGTACAATTTTCATGATCTCACCTGAGTTTCTTTTTAATTTAATTAAATCTAAAAACATATGTAGGAGCAACTATAGATTTATCCAACTGTTATATACGTTGATATACTGTTATACACTGTTTCCTCTATACTCATCTTAAAAAACAAAAGGAGGAAACATAATGGTCATTTTTAATTATATTTTAATTTGTATGATTTTCGGCACAACATTTTTAACGATAAAAATTGGGATTGAAGCGGGGGCACCACCATTATTCTCGGCGGGAATCCGTTTCTTTTTAGCAGGTGTTATTCTAATCATCATATTTACCTTAAAACGGAAAGGTATTATACCATACCTACTTTCAAAACGAATTATATATGTTGGTTTTTGTTTAACCTTTATGACATTTGCAACATTATATTGGGCTGAACAGTATATTTCTTCGGGTTTAGCAGCTGTTCTTTCTGCAACAGGGCCAATGATGATTTTGTTATTACAATCGAAGAGAAATAAAACAAAACTACAACGGGAGCAATTTCTCGCTCTAATCATAGCGCTTATTGGAGTTGTTTGTATCTCCTTACCAGGGATGCACCAACAACTCACTTTTATATGGAGTATCGCTTGCCTTGTCATATTAGTCGGCGAATTATTTTATGGCATAGGTTCCATCCATTCAAAAGAAATACTTTCAGATCTGCCAAAAGTATCGCCGTTTCTCATTAACGGAATCCAAATGTTTTACGGTGGACTTTTTCTTCTGATTAGTTCTATTTTTATAGAACAGCCAAATCTCGATATATTAACATCTTGGAGTGTACAATGGCCCATTCTATATCTTATCTTTGTAGGGTCAATTGGTGGGCATGGTTTATATTATTGGCTCTTGTCAAAGACCAATCCAGTATTCCCATCAACTTGGCTGTATGTATCTCCATTAATTGCTGTTATTACAGGATACGTATTTTTAGGAGAACCAATTAATCCAGTAATGGGAATCGGAGCGTGTCTCATCTTGATGGGTGTATTTTTAGCAAATCGCTCTACACTTGGAGTGTACTTTAAACAGGGGAGATTATTGAAAAAAGAAATGTAACATGATTGTATTTCAGTTGTGAAATAGAAGAATAAAATAGTGTGTTTATGACAATGGAATTGATATGTAATTAAATGTTTTTTTATATGTATACTGTTGTTTTTCAAAGTTACATAAATAAAAACCCTCTCATATAGAAAACGAGAGGGTTTCATTATGCCTAATTTGTATGTAAAAATATTAGTTTACTTTCTTTATAAACCCTTTATAGTGACGCTTCACAAGCTGGCTTTCTAGTGTCTTCATTGTTTCTAACGCTACCCCTACAATGATGAGTAAACTTGTACCACCAATTTGAGCAGAAGGTGGTAAAGTAGCCACTTTCGTAAATACAATTGGTAAAATTGAAATAGCACCTAAGAAAATTGCACCAATAAACGTTAAGCGATACAAAATTTTTGTTACATATTGCTCTGTCGATTTCCCTGGTCGAATACCTGGAACGTAGCCATTTTGCTTTTTCAAGTTTTCGGCCATTTGTTCAGGATTTACTTGAACAAATGCATAGAAGTATGTGAAAGCAATAATGAGTCCAACGTAAAGGATCATTCCAACTGGATGTGTAAAGTCCAGATTTGTACTTAACCATTTAGACATATCAGAGTTAGGGAATAACTGCGCAATGGTCCGTGGTGTCATTAGAAATGCAGAAGCAAAAATAACAGGAATTACACCCGCACTGTTTACTTTAAGCGGTAAATGTGTATTTTTTGCCCCTTGATATTGATTATTCCCTGAAACAGCTTTTGCATATTGAATAGGTATTTTACGAATTGCCTGTTGGATGTAAATAACACCAACAACGATCGCTAAAATAATGAGTCCAATCAATACTACTTTTACAATATGCATAAAGAGTTGATCTCCAGCATTTTGGAATTGTTGTAAATAAATTTGATTTACGACATTTGGAATCGCTGCAACAAGTCCTGCAAAGATAAGCATTGAAATTCCGTTACCTACGCCGTTTGCAGTAATTTGTTCACCTAACCAAAGTAAAAATGCAGTACCGGCAGTTAGCACTGTAGCGATAAATAAATACGTAGTCCATCCTGGATTAGAAATTAGTTGCCCGCCTGCTATATTGTTAAAGCCAATAGACATTCCAATGGCTTGAATAAATGCGAGAATGATTGTAAAGTATCGGGTAAACTGAGCTGATTTTTTACGGCCCATTTCCCCTTGCTTTGCCCACTCTGTAAATTTAGGTACAACATCCATCTGTAACAACTGTACAATAATGGAGGCTGTAATATATGGTGTGATACCTACAGCAAAGATTGAGAAGTGTTGTAAGGCTCCTCCGCCAAATACATTAAGCATACCTAAAACATTGGCTTGATCTTGTACTTTTAATACCTCTGCGTTAGTATGAGGAACTGGTATAAACGTGCCAATTCGAAAAACAATTAACATCGCAAGTGTAAAAAAGATTTTCCTTCTTATCTCAGCTACTCTCATAAAGTTTGAAATCGTACGAAACATCGTGTCGCCTCCTGTATTTTTTAGCAGTTATCTAAAAAGAAAACTGTTTTTTTATATCCTGATGAACGAACTACAAGCCTCCTTCCGTGTAGAATTCATTTGACAAATGGATTTTCATACATTTTGTAGTGTTGTTATGGATATAAAA
This sequence is a window from Bacillus pseudomycoides DSM 12442. Protein-coding genes within it:
- a CDS encoding DUF421 domain-containing protein — its product is MNIFFESIILIVTGILALKLTGSKSINQMTRAEIIIVVSIGRIIVEPVLSRKVGPSILAACIFSGVLFIIHYVEMKSRGMEQFLNGNSIVIVENGEILKNNLRRTKMTEQQLLMYLREQGIHDIKTLQQATAEPNGRVGYQLTAGAQPVTCEMLEKILHQYNLKK
- a CDS encoding PLP-dependent aminotransferase family protein, with product MKIVLRKESNIPFYQQIYMQVVERIQSGMLLHGDSLPSLRTIADDLKISILTVRKAYKQLETKGYVQIKQGKGVYIHKHEHRKHQPTPYDWQHTKSINVMRSQYVMNQHRKYYDFSQAILYPRLLPNPFLSDEMQKIIDKDQMILATYGPVQGDEELRIEIARYLKDYQRLAVDPSNLLITSGAQQGIDLIAQTLLQPGDTVIIESPCYGAAIDVFINKGVKIIPIELDEQGIRSDLIDEVCQKQRPVLVYVNPTFQNPTGTIMSSQRRNELVELAELYHFFIIEDDSFGEIYFDEVIIPPPLKTFDTNGHVIYLKGFSKTLAPGLRIAALAVEGPIFEWLYAVKASMDIGSPLLTQKALLPFLRAERMKNLLEKLRTALQLRRDTTLEILTSLTGEIHFQKPLGGFNLWITLPDSINAFMLLKKANEANVSFLPGTACFLNHESKYNYLRISYSMLNEKDMLIGLKRFHNVLLNSLKQQKIVNISPY
- a CDS encoding DMT family transporter translates to MVIFNYILICMIFGTTFLTIKIGIEAGAPPLFSAGIRFFLAGVILIIIFTLKRKGIIPYLLSKRIIYVGFCLTFMTFATLYWAEQYISSGLAAVLSATGPMMILLLQSKRNKTKLQREQFLALIIALIGVVCISLPGMHQQLTFIWSIACLVILVGELFYGIGSIHSKEILSDLPKVSPFLINGIQMFYGGLFLLISSIFIEQPNLDILTSWSVQWPILYLIFVGSIGGHGLYYWLLSKTNPVFPSTWLYVSPLIAVITGYVFLGEPINPVMGIGACLILMGVFLANRSTLGVYFKQGRLLKKEM
- the secY gene encoding preprotein translocase subunit SecY, whose protein sequence is MFRTISNFMRVAEIRRKIFFTLAMLIVFRIGTFIPVPHTNAEVLKVQDQANVLGMLNVFGGGALQHFSIFAVGITPYITASIIVQLLQMDVVPKFTEWAKQGEMGRKKSAQFTRYFTIILAFIQAIGMSIGFNNIAGGQLISNPGWTTYLFIATVLTAGTAFLLWLGEQITANGVGNGISMLIFAGLVAAIPNVVNQIYLQQFQNAGDQLFMHIVKVVLIGLIILAIVVGVIYIQQAIRKIPIQYAKAVSGNNQYQGAKNTHLPLKVNSAGVIPVIFASAFLMTPRTIAQLFPNSDMSKWLSTNLDFTHPVGMILYVGLIIAFTYFYAFVQVNPEQMAENLKKQNGYVPGIRPGKSTEQYVTKILYRLTFIGAIFLGAISILPIVFTKVATLPPSAQIGGTSLLIIVGVALETMKTLESQLVKRHYKGFIKKVN